A window of Streptomyces sp. Je 1-332 genomic DNA:
ACCGGCGTTCATGCTCATCGGCATGGAACCCGCGGTCACCCAGGCGGCGTTCCGAATAGGCGACTCCGCGACCCAGATGATCACGCCGCTCAACCCGTACGTCTTCCTGATGCTGACGATCCTGCGCCGCTACGAACCCGGAGCACAACTGGGCACGGTCCTGTCCCGACTCTCGGTGTTCGTGGTCCCGTTCCTGATCGCCTGGCTCGCGGTCCTCGGCCTCTTCTACGGCTTGGGCCTGCCACTGGGGCCGGGGGCGGACATCCATCGGTGACGCTGGGCTACCTTGCGGCGTGAGCAGTCGGCGGTCGGAGCTGCTGTTGCGGTCGGAGGACGGCCCTCTGAGCGATCTGGAGTTCCTCGACTGGGAGGACGAGGCGCTGGTGGCCCAGTTGACCGAGGCCGGATTCCTCTCGCAGCCGGAGGCAATCGTTCGGGCCGGGGCCGTCCCCGGCTGGGCCTACGCCATCGAGAGCCATACCTCCCGTTCGAGATACCACCTGGAAGCGCTCTCGCGCGGCACGCGCGTGTACACGGTGTTCCGCAGCGGCGCGGGAATGCAGCGGGTGGGCCATGCCCGCGACGGCCGCGAACTGTCCGACTACGAACCGCGGGAACCGGTCCCGGGAGTCGTCGCGACGGACGAGCAAATGCCCGGTTTCACCTACACGGGTGAGGAGTTGCCCGACGTGGCCTTCCTCGGGTTCCTCGAGCGAGAGCTCGGGGTCCGTATCGCCTGGGAGGACACCCTGGCGCCGCTTCCCGCGGCCGCCTTCGCCGAGGGCTTCGCCTGAGCCTCCCGGCTCCCGGCTCCCGGCTCCCGGCTCTCGGGTCAGGTACTGCGATTGCCGACCCCCGTGGGGTGCAGCAGGATGCGGAGATGCGTTTCTCGGTGAACATTCCGAACTTCGGTGACTTCGCAGATCCCAGGACCGTGGCGAAGCTGGCCGTGGCGGCGGAACTGGCAGGGTGGGACGGGCTGTTCGTCTGGGACCACGTGCAGCATCGCAAACACGCGGGCAGGCCCTTCGGGGACCCCTGGATGCTGCTGACCGCCGCCGCGCTCGCCACCTCCCGGATCAGGCTGGGCACGCTGGTCACGCCGGTCGCCCGGCGGCGCCCGCAGCAGCTCGCCCGCCAGGTGGCGACCCTGGACGTCCTGAGCGGCGGGCGGGTCACCTTCGGTGCGGGTCTCGGCGGTCCCATCGAGGACGAGTACGGCAGCTTCGGCGACACCACCGACCCGAAGGTGCTTGCCGAGCGGCTGGACGAGGGCCTGGACCTGCTGCAACGCTATTGGTCGGGCGAGCCGGTAAACCACGACGGACGGCACTACCAGGCACGTGACGTGACACTGCTGCCGGCGACGGTGCAACGCCCCCGGCCGCCGATCTGGGTCGCCGGGTTCTGGCCGAACCGTCCGCCCATGCGCCGGGCCGCACGTTGGGACGGCGCGGTCCCGCTGTTCACCGACGCCAAGCACGGATACGTGCCCCCGATCGACCAGGTCCACGACCTCGTGACCTACGTGAAGGAGCAGCGCGAGGGCAGTTCCGACACCCCCTTCGAGATCGTCCTCGGCGGTGCGTCGCCGGGCGACGACGCTGCCAAGGCCCGTGACCTGATCGGCCCGTTGGCCGAGGCAGGCGTCACCTGGTGGGACGAACGGCAGATCCAGACCGGCGAAGGACTCGACCGCCTCACCCCAGTGCTGCGCCGCGTGGAGCAGGGCCCGCCGGTCTTGTAGGGCCCCCGGCGGGGGCTACACACTGAAGCCCGTCCCGTCGGCCGACAGATCGTCAGCCGGACGCCCGTAGCCTGTCCGCCCCTGGCCCGTCCAGCTCGTCCAACGCTCCCCGCCGCCCGGAGACGGCCAACAGCAGGGACAGCGCGGTTCCGCGCACGGGCGGGCCCTCCCCGATCAGCAAATCAGCGTCGCGCGGGGCCAGTTGAACCCCGGCCACCCTCTCCTTGGCTCCGCCGAAGGACACCGACGTACGAGTCTGGAGGCGGAGTGCCCTGACCACGGCCTCTGGCCGGTAGGCGCGGGTGAGTCCCAGGGGGCGACGAATGTCCTCGCCGTGTACGACCTCCTCGACGAGCCGCGTATCGAGGGGCGCCGGCGGTGACGACCTCCGCGAAGCCACCTGACGCAGCCGCTCCAAAGTTTCCTGCGGCGAGGCACCGCGCTGCCGCTCCACCCCGCGTGCGTTCTGGCGGTCGAAATCAAAACGCGCCCGGACCATGGCGCCGACGAAGCCGAGGCGCGTGGCGCGAGCCGTGTCGATCAGATGGGCCGCCACATCATGCACGGACCATCCCTCGCACAGCGACGGGACTTCCCACTGCTCGTCATCCAGACGCGCGAGATCCTCGATCAGCGCCGCGCGCTCCGCGTGGACCAGTGACCAGACATCATCGTTCACGGCTGTTCCTCTGCTCGACCCCAGTGTCTGTCGGAGAGACTCATGACGCGGCGGGAACTCATCGCGGGGCGGGTGCGACCACCGTTGAGAATGGGCAGTCGACGCCGGTGGCGTCCACGAGGGGGGAGTCCCAGATGAAGGTAGTCCTGGCAGGAGGCACCGGGCAGGTCGGAGCCGTCCTGGAGCGTTCGATGACCGCCGCCGGGCATGACGTCGTCGTCCTGACCAGGAGCCCCGTACGTGCCCGGCAAGTAGCGTGGGACGGGCGGACGTCGGGCCCCTGGGTCGAGGAGATCGACGGCAGCGACGTCGTGATCAATCTGGCGGGCCGCAGCGTGAGCTGCCGTTACACCGATGCCAATCTCCGGGACATGATGGACTCACGGGTCCAGTCCGCGGAGGCCGTCGGCGAGGCCATCGCGGCCGCGGCGAAACCGCCACAGGTCTGGCTGCAGATGAGCACTGCCACGATCTACGCGCACCGGATCGACGCACCCCATGACGAGGCAACCGGCGTCATCGGCGGTACGGAGACGGGAGTTCCGGACTACTGGGAGTACAGCGTCCGCATCGCCAAGAACTGGGAACACGCACAGCGGGCAGCCGCCACCCCGCACACCCGCAAGATCGCTCTGCGCGCCGCCATGGTGATGAGCCCCGACCGCGGCGGTGTCTTCGACGTCCTGCTGCGGATGGTCCGCCTCGGTCTCGGCGGGCCGGTCGCGGGCGGAGCTCAGTACCTGTCCTGGATCCACGACCGGGACTTCGTGCGCGCGGTGGAGTTCCTGATCGCCCGCGAGGACATCGCGGGCCCGGTGAACCTCGCCGCCCCCGGCCCAC
This region includes:
- a CDS encoding LLM class flavin-dependent oxidoreductase codes for the protein MRFSVNIPNFGDFADPRTVAKLAVAAELAGWDGLFVWDHVQHRKHAGRPFGDPWMLLTAAALATSRIRLGTLVTPVARRRPQQLARQVATLDVLSGGRVTFGAGLGGPIEDEYGSFGDTTDPKVLAERLDEGLDLLQRYWSGEPVNHDGRHYQARDVTLLPATVQRPRPPIWVAGFWPNRPPMRRAARWDGAVPLFTDAKHGYVPPIDQVHDLVTYVKEQREGSSDTPFEIVLGGASPGDDAAKARDLIGPLAEAGVTWWDERQIQTGEGLDRLTPVLRRVEQGPPVL
- a CDS encoding maleylpyruvate isomerase family mycothiol-dependent enzyme — encoded protein: MNDDVWSLVHAERAALIEDLARLDDEQWEVPSLCEGWSVHDVAAHLIDTARATRLGFVGAMVRARFDFDRQNARGVERQRGASPQETLERLRQVASRRSSPPAPLDTRLVEEVVHGEDIRRPLGLTRAYRPEAVVRALRLQTRTSVSFGGAKERVAGVQLAPRDADLLIGEGPPVRGTALSLLLAVSGRRGALDELDGPGADRLRASG
- a CDS encoding TIGR01777 family oxidoreductase; the encoded protein is MKVVLAGGTGQVGAVLERSMTAAGHDVVVLTRSPVRARQVAWDGRTSGPWVEEIDGSDVVINLAGRSVSCRYTDANLRDMMDSRVQSAEAVGEAIAAAAKPPQVWLQMSTATIYAHRIDAPHDEATGVIGGTETGVPDYWEYSVRIAKNWEHAQRAAATPHTRKIALRAAMVMSPDRGGVFDVLLRMVRLGLGGPVAGGAQYLSWIHDRDFVRAVEFLIAREDIAGPVNLAAPGPLPHRAFMHGLRAAAGVPVGLPATRWMAEVGAFVLRTDTELLLKSRRVIPGRLLEEGFTFEHGTWPDAATDLVRRARGRR